One genomic region from Microbacterium sp. BK668 encodes:
- the manA gene encoding mannose-6-phosphate isomerase, class I: MLVSLVNEPRDYAWGSTTRIAELEGRAPSGRPEAEVWYGDHPADPAVVPDGRSLGDWLAAEGAGTGAPLKLPYLLKVLAAASPLSIQAHPSKEQAAAGFAREEAAGVDRASAERTYRDDNHKPELLVAVSETFTALAGLRDLVATRRLLGALGDAGRPLAERLAGPDAAASLRETIAWLLSGAAQAEVNAIVAAAAQADDEEFAAELALARHLDDAYPGDPGVVVALLLNLVVLRRGEAVFVPAGVLHAYVEGLGVELMAASDNVLRGGLTPKHIDVPELVDILDPTPAPPPVLKPEVHDGIERFSVPGIADFALQHVAVHPGGPAAVNVDGVGIALVTAGEVEVEGTRERVTLIPGCAVLITPDEGAVRVKGSGDLFVATPGR, encoded by the coding sequence ATGCTGGTCTCCCTCGTGAATGAGCCGCGCGACTACGCCTGGGGGTCCACGACCCGCATCGCGGAGCTGGAGGGGCGTGCACCGAGCGGGCGCCCCGAGGCGGAGGTCTGGTACGGGGACCACCCGGCCGACCCGGCCGTCGTCCCCGACGGCCGCAGCCTCGGGGACTGGCTCGCCGCCGAGGGTGCCGGTACGGGCGCGCCGCTGAAGCTGCCCTACCTCCTGAAGGTGCTGGCCGCGGCATCCCCTCTCTCCATCCAGGCGCACCCGTCGAAGGAGCAGGCGGCGGCCGGCTTCGCGCGGGAGGAGGCGGCGGGCGTGGATCGCGCGTCCGCCGAGCGCACCTACCGCGACGACAACCACAAGCCCGAGCTCCTCGTCGCCGTGAGCGAGACCTTCACGGCGCTGGCGGGGCTGCGCGACCTCGTTGCCACCCGCCGGCTGCTGGGTGCCCTCGGAGACGCCGGGCGGCCGCTCGCTGAGCGATTGGCGGGACCGGATGCCGCGGCATCCCTCCGCGAGACGATCGCCTGGCTGCTCTCGGGCGCCGCGCAGGCGGAGGTGAACGCGATCGTGGCTGCGGCCGCCCAGGCCGACGACGAGGAGTTCGCCGCCGAGCTCGCGCTCGCGCGGCACCTGGACGACGCCTACCCCGGCGATCCGGGCGTCGTCGTCGCGCTGCTGCTGAACCTCGTCGTGCTGCGGCGGGGCGAGGCCGTCTTCGTGCCCGCCGGCGTGCTTCACGCGTACGTCGAGGGTCTCGGCGTCGAGCTGATGGCTGCAAGCGACAACGTGCTGCGCGGCGGGCTCACGCCGAAGCACATCGACGTGCCGGAGCTCGTCGACATCCTCGACCCGACGCCCGCGCCGCCGCCCGTCCTGAAGCCGGAGGTGCACGACGGCATCGAGCGATTCAGCGTGCCGGGGATCGCCGACTTCGCTCTGCAGCACGTGGCCGTGCACCCCGGCGGACCGGCCGCCGTGAACGTCGACGGCGTCGGCATCGCGCTCGTGACAGCCGGCGAAGTCGAGGTCGAGGGGACGCGGGAGCGCGTGACGCTGATCCCGGGGTGCGCCGTCCTGATCACCCCGGATGAGGGAGCCGTGCGCGTGAAGGGCTCGGGCGACCTCTTCGTCGCCACCCCGGGGCGCTGA
- a CDS encoding DUF3499 family protein, producing MRERLCSKVGCAREAVSTLTYDYGDQMAALGPLGRGGDPHAHDLCAIHTDRLSVPKGWVVVRHQTLRV from the coding sequence ATGCGCGAGAGACTCTGCTCCAAGGTGGGATGCGCCCGCGAGGCGGTCTCGACCCTCACGTACGACTACGGCGACCAGATGGCCGCCCTCGGGCCGCTCGGGCGGGGCGGGGATCCGCATGCCCACGACCTCTGCGCGATCCACACCGACCGACTCTCGGTGCCCAAGGGGTGGGTCGTCGTGCGGCACCAGACGCTGCGCGTCTGA
- a CDS encoding RDD family protein translates to MSALPPPTVVDIRQDEILTGEAVALDVQPIGYFLRALGLVIDVLLALAVLLLFSLVSTWLLGQSLLDASVSPILAVVAVVLVTVVLPTVVETATRGRSLGKLAAGGRIVRADGGASGFRQAFIRALVGVFEIWLTAGAVAAIVGAFTPRAERLGDLLAGTYSERTRTPPLPAPAPGIPYPLVGWAQVADVARLPDRLARRTAQFVSHADAMEPAARARVAASLAQEAAQHVSPVPPVDPELFVRGVVAVRRDRELRALGLEAQRVAALTQGRSGAIRGFPVR, encoded by the coding sequence ATGAGCGCCCTGCCGCCCCCCACCGTGGTCGACATCCGACAGGACGAGATCCTCACGGGCGAGGCGGTCGCCCTCGATGTCCAGCCGATCGGCTACTTCCTGCGGGCGCTCGGGCTCGTGATCGACGTGCTGCTGGCGCTTGCGGTCCTCCTCCTCTTCTCGCTCGTCAGCACCTGGCTCCTCGGGCAGAGCCTCCTCGACGCGAGCGTGTCGCCCATCCTCGCGGTGGTCGCCGTCGTCCTCGTCACGGTCGTCCTGCCGACCGTCGTCGAGACGGCGACGCGGGGGCGCAGCCTCGGCAAGCTGGCCGCCGGAGGACGCATCGTCCGGGCCGACGGGGGGGCCTCGGGGTTCCGCCAGGCGTTCATCCGCGCGCTGGTCGGCGTCTTCGAGATCTGGCTGACAGCCGGCGCCGTCGCCGCGATCGTCGGCGCCTTCACGCCCCGGGCAGAGCGCCTCGGCGACCTTCTGGCCGGGACCTACTCCGAGCGGACCCGGACGCCTCCCCTTCCGGCGCCGGCCCCCGGCATCCCGTACCCGCTCGTCGGCTGGGCGCAGGTGGCGGACGTCGCGCGCCTTCCCGACCGGCTCGCGCGGCGCACGGCGCAGTTCGTCTCGCACGCGGACGCCATGGAGCCCGCCGCTCGCGCGCGGGTCGCGGCATCCCTCGCCCAGGAGGCCGCGCAGCACGTGTCACCCGTGCCGCCGGTCGATCCCGAGCTGTTCGTGCGGGGCGTCGTGGCGGTCCGCCGCGACCGGGAGCTGCGCGCACTCGGCCTGGAGGCTCAGCGGGTCGCCGCCCTCACGCAGGGTCGGAGCGGCGCGATCCGCGGCTTCCCCGTGCGCTGA
- a CDS encoding WhiB family transcriptional regulator — protein MTVSHYRSGVPDNWFVDPVSLGVPGVRRPVEGEDDNPLAWQTDALCAQTDPEAFFPEKGGSTRDAKRICTSCDVRGECLEYALQNDERFGIWGGLSERERRRLKRRAG, from the coding sequence ATGACGGTTTCGCATTACCGTTCCGGCGTTCCCGACAATTGGTTCGTCGATCCGGTCAGCCTGGGAGTCCCAGGGGTTCGTCGGCCCGTCGAGGGCGAAGACGACAATCCACTCGCGTGGCAGACCGATGCGCTGTGCGCGCAGACCGACCCCGAGGCCTTCTTCCCGGAGAAGGGCGGCTCGACGCGTGACGCCAAGCGCATCTGCACTTCGTGCGATGTCCGTGGCGAGTGCCTCGAGTACGCGCTCCAGAACGACGAGCGCTTCGGGATCTGGGGCGGGCTGAGCGAGCGGGAACGCCGCAGGCTCAAGCGCCGCGCCGGCTGA
- a CDS encoding glycosyltransferase, whose translation MPGRVHAILVVRPDGRTPAAFHLRRTLAALAAQSRPVDVLTIVVCGDEPLVAEAAASAPAESVITAPARTGFAEATAIASRRIADADAVWLLAQDTTPEPEALSRLAGALELAPSVAFVAPKLVRADDRSIIVSLGSSTTRLGRAVTLAEGELDQGQHDVREDVLGADVRGILVRAELWNALEGLDRALAGAEEGLDLGIRARLAGSRVTLVPGALVAVSGDGVAGPPAPTSRGRRWQAAMAARISQLHRRLAYARPVAVPFLWISILPLALWRTAVLLVAKQPGLIAPEWAASAVVLVRIPSIARSRSRIRHARSTPWAQLASLRVSRSQLRERLDDGGDVLGEVQRGELHFFSGGGAWLVLAALVVSVAAFTALLAWPVLGGGGLQPLRSVVAQLWTDAAYGVRALGLDTVGPADPFAAVIAVLGSLWPLEPSRTVVLLWVLALPLAALGGWFAATRVTDRSVLRITGGAVWALAPTFLAALVEGRPTAVLVHLLLPWLFYAGSVAHRSWVAAGAASILFAGVVACAPSLAPALVVVWVVALGLTIARRAGRGVGQLVWVVIPAAALSAPLVWYQLRTGDAWGLLADPGVPWPGPQVPPDPSGRALLAAGFPTSDPGGWGAFLGGGPTWWVPLLAAPVAVLALIAPVTQRWLSGVVLLVVAVFGIGTAFAAAAIAVAFAESLPVPIWPGAGVSLAWLGAVGGALVSLDSGLAPRAAAARNLVAVLVVVAIAVLSIPALTASVRGATFLTNGPDSTLPAYVAAEGRDDPDVGTLVLTPQNAGGLAAELVWGGSETLGGQATIVSTRTEPTAGDRTLAELSADLIAASAADAVAGVAAEGIGFVLLAPAAQPESDAARSLRLSSRTALDQRDGLDAVGDTPKGSLWRVTVPLGDRGGASSGDLAGWIAFGQLVVFGVALLLAIPTTGARRAAQRTPRVVGHYWREGR comes from the coding sequence ATGCCCGGCCGAGTCCACGCGATCCTCGTCGTGCGCCCCGATGGGCGCACGCCCGCAGCGTTCCATCTTCGTCGCACGCTCGCGGCTCTCGCCGCTCAGTCCCGCCCCGTCGACGTCCTGACGATCGTGGTCTGCGGCGATGAGCCTCTGGTAGCGGAGGCCGCAGCATCCGCCCCGGCCGAATCCGTCATCACGGCGCCGGCGCGCACGGGATTCGCGGAGGCGACGGCGATCGCATCGCGGCGCATCGCCGATGCCGACGCCGTCTGGCTGCTGGCACAGGACACGACCCCCGAGCCGGAGGCGCTGAGCCGCCTGGCGGGCGCTCTCGAGCTCGCGCCGTCGGTCGCCTTCGTCGCTCCCAAGCTGGTCCGGGCCGACGACCGGTCGATCATCGTCTCACTCGGGTCGAGCACGACCCGGCTCGGACGCGCCGTCACTCTCGCCGAGGGCGAGCTCGACCAGGGCCAGCACGACGTCCGCGAGGATGTCCTCGGAGCGGATGTGCGCGGCATCCTCGTCCGCGCCGAGCTGTGGAACGCCCTCGAGGGCCTCGACCGGGCGCTCGCCGGCGCGGAGGAGGGGCTCGATCTCGGCATCCGCGCCCGCCTCGCGGGCTCTCGGGTCACGCTCGTGCCCGGCGCGCTCGTCGCCGTCTCCGGCGACGGGGTCGCGGGACCGCCCGCTCCCACCTCTCGCGGACGCCGGTGGCAGGCGGCGATGGCCGCCCGCATCTCGCAGCTGCACCGGCGACTCGCGTACGCGCGCCCGGTCGCCGTCCCGTTCCTCTGGATCTCCATCCTGCCTCTGGCGCTCTGGCGCACGGCGGTCCTGCTCGTCGCGAAGCAGCCCGGGCTGATCGCCCCCGAGTGGGCGGCCTCGGCCGTCGTGCTCGTGCGCATCCCATCGATCGCGCGGTCGCGGTCCCGCATCCGCCACGCGCGGAGCACGCCCTGGGCGCAGCTGGCGTCCTTGAGGGTGAGTCGTTCGCAGCTGCGTGAGCGACTCGACGACGGCGGCGACGTGCTCGGAGAGGTGCAGCGCGGAGAGCTGCACTTCTTCTCGGGCGGAGGCGCCTGGCTGGTGCTGGCGGCCCTTGTCGTGTCGGTCGCGGCGTTCACCGCGCTGCTGGCGTGGCCCGTGCTGGGTGGTGGCGGTCTCCAGCCCCTCCGGTCGGTCGTCGCACAGCTGTGGACGGATGCCGCGTACGGCGTTCGGGCGCTGGGGCTGGACACCGTCGGCCCGGCGGACCCCTTCGCGGCGGTCATCGCGGTGCTCGGCTCGCTCTGGCCGCTCGAACCCTCGCGCACCGTCGTCCTCCTCTGGGTGCTCGCCCTTCCGCTCGCTGCCCTCGGCGGATGGTTCGCCGCGACGAGGGTCACCGACCGGTCGGTGCTGCGCATCACGGGCGGAGCGGTATGGGCTCTCGCCCCGACCTTCCTCGCGGCGCTCGTGGAAGGCCGTCCGACGGCGGTCCTCGTGCATCTGCTGCTTCCGTGGCTCTTCTACGCGGGCTCCGTCGCACATCGCTCGTGGGTCGCGGCGGGCGCGGCATCCATCCTCTTCGCGGGGGTCGTCGCGTGCGCGCCGTCCCTCGCACCCGCCCTGGTCGTCGTCTGGGTCGTCGCGCTCGGGCTGACGATCGCGCGCCGGGCCGGACGCGGCGTCGGTCAGCTCGTCTGGGTCGTCATCCCGGCCGCAGCCCTCTCGGCCCCGCTCGTGTGGTACCAGCTGCGCACCGGCGATGCATGGGGGCTTCTCGCCGATCCCGGCGTCCCGTGGCCAGGACCGCAGGTGCCCCCCGACCCTTCGGGGCGGGCGCTCCTCGCAGCCGGCTTCCCCACGTCCGACCCCGGCGGCTGGGGCGCGTTCCTGGGGGGCGGTCCGACGTGGTGGGTGCCGCTGCTGGCCGCTCCGGTAGCCGTGCTGGCACTGATCGCGCCCGTGACCCAGCGCTGGCTGTCGGGTGTCGTGCTGCTCGTCGTGGCGGTCTTCGGGATCGGCACGGCGTTCGCGGCGGCGGCGATCGCCGTCGCTTTCGCCGAGTCGCTTCCCGTGCCGATCTGGCCCGGCGCGGGGGTCAGCCTCGCATGGCTCGGAGCAGTGGGAGGTGCCCTCGTCTCGCTCGACTCGGGGCTCGCGCCGCGCGCGGCGGCCGCGAGGAACCTCGTCGCCGTCCTCGTCGTGGTCGCCATCGCCGTGCTGTCGATTCCCGCTCTCACCGCCTCGGTGCGTGGGGCCACGTTCCTCACCAACGGGCCCGACAGCACACTGCCGGCCTACGTCGCGGCCGAGGGGCGCGACGACCCGGACGTCGGGACGCTCGTCCTCACGCCTCAGAACGCCGGGGGCCTGGCCGCCGAGCTCGTGTGGGGAGGCAGCGAGACGCTCGGAGGCCAGGCCACGATCGTCTCGACGCGCACCGAGCCCACCGCAGGCGACCGGACGCTCGCCGAGCTGTCGGCCGACCTCATCGCCGCCTCCGCCGCGGATGCCGTGGCCGGCGTCGCCGCCGAAGGGATCGGGTTCGTGCTCCTCGCGCCGGCCGCCCAGCCGGAGTCCGACGCGGCGCGCTCACTCCGGCTGTCTTCCCGCACCGCGCTCGACCAGCGCGACGGACTGGACGCGGTGGGCGACACGCCCAAAGGCTCGCTCTGGCGGGTCACCGTGCCCCTCGGCGACCGAGGCGGGGCATCCAGCGGCGATCTCGCCGGCTGGATCGCGTTCGGCCAGCTCGTCGTCTTCGGCGTCGCGCTGCTCCTGGCGATCCCTACGACGGGCGCGCGTCGAGCGGCACAGCGCACGCCGCGCGTCGTCGGACACTACTGGCGGGAGGGACGATGA
- a CDS encoding DUF5719 family protein yields the protein MSDRRVFRWATTGARVLAGTLVAAAFVVAVTTAVAVPWPTLTRDPVAVTTRPAPEASVLACAGSLLALGRDAGTAGAISAAAPQNLIAGVREGAAPPVETPLATSVAGSAASVFTAEPENRTRTDLAATGSSTVADDDLAGYAASACRPPLTESWLVGGATTTGSGDIVVLSNPGQVAATVQLTVFGTSGPVVPPGGDLVVAAGTQQALSLAGLALGQDSPVIRVSAIGAPVTAVLQTSLTRTLLPGGVDQVGAIETPEQILVIPGVSVAPTDGPTVDTQTILRVLSPSADATARVTVIPTGVAQPVSEPISISLTGGLPLDLDLGGLEAREYTVSVEADAAVVGAVWQTTGFGEGSDFAWYTPAPELAVPSLFATPTGPSPALTVANPTGEQAQVTVDAVDGSSSTTVVVQPGQSARFSLRGRTVYSIDPGGVRVRAGVSLTADNALAGYPVWSGDTAAEPIVVYP from the coding sequence ATGAGCGATCGGCGGGTCTTCCGCTGGGCGACGACGGGCGCCCGTGTGCTGGCGGGCACGCTCGTGGCCGCCGCCTTCGTCGTCGCCGTCACGACCGCGGTCGCCGTGCCGTGGCCGACCCTCACGCGCGATCCTGTCGCCGTCACCACCCGGCCGGCGCCCGAGGCGAGCGTGCTGGCGTGCGCGGGCTCGCTGCTGGCCCTCGGCCGAGACGCGGGGACGGCCGGTGCGATCTCGGCCGCGGCGCCGCAGAACCTCATCGCGGGGGTCCGGGAGGGGGCGGCGCCACCGGTCGAGACCCCGCTCGCGACGTCCGTCGCGGGCTCGGCGGCGTCGGTCTTCACCGCCGAGCCTGAGAACCGCACGCGCACCGACCTCGCGGCCACCGGCTCCTCGACCGTCGCGGACGACGACCTGGCGGGGTACGCCGCGTCGGCCTGCCGCCCGCCGCTGACCGAGTCGTGGCTGGTGGGCGGCGCGACGACGACGGGCTCGGGAGACATCGTCGTCCTCTCCAACCCGGGCCAGGTGGCCGCCACGGTGCAGCTCACGGTGTTCGGCACGTCGGGCCCCGTCGTCCCACCGGGGGGCGACCTCGTGGTCGCGGCCGGGACGCAGCAGGCGCTGTCGCTCGCGGGGCTCGCGCTCGGCCAGGACAGCCCCGTCATCCGCGTGTCGGCCATCGGCGCGCCTGTCACCGCCGTCCTGCAGACGAGCCTCACCCGCACGCTGCTCCCGGGGGGCGTGGATCAGGTCGGCGCGATCGAGACGCCGGAGCAGATCCTCGTCATCCCGGGCGTCTCGGTCGCACCGACCGACGGGCCCACCGTCGACACGCAGACGATCCTGCGCGTCCTCTCGCCGTCGGCGGACGCGACCGCTCGCGTCACCGTCATCCCGACGGGCGTCGCCCAGCCGGTCTCGGAGCCGATCTCGATCTCGCTCACCGGCGGCCTGCCGCTCGATCTCGATCTCGGCGGACTGGAGGCGCGCGAGTACACGGTCAGCGTCGAGGCGGACGCCGCCGTCGTGGGCGCCGTGTGGCAGACGACGGGCTTCGGGGAGGGTTCGGACTTCGCGTGGTACACCCCGGCGCCGGAGCTGGCGGTGCCGAGTCTGTTCGCCACGCCGACCGGTCCGTCGCCCGCCCTGACCGTCGCCAACCCGACCGGCGAGCAGGCGCAGGTCACGGTCGACGCCGTCGACGGCTCGAGCTCGACGACGGTCGTCGTCCAGCCCGGGCAGTCCGCGCGCTTCAGCCTGCGGGGCCGCACGGTGTACTCGATCGACCCGGGAGGGGTGCGCGTGCGAGCGGGTGTCTCGCTCACCGCCGACAACGCCCTCGCGGGATACCCCGTGTGGTCGGGCGACACGGCGGCCGAGCCCATCGTCGTCTACCCGTAG
- the ahcY gene encoding adenosylhomocysteinase, giving the protein MPTTTAAPTVPEPVEGPSTPELVEGHALDFDVADLSLAEAGRHQIRLAENEMPGLMALREEFGPTQPLKGARIAGSLHMTVQTAVLIETLVALGAQVRWASCNIFSTQDEAAAAIAVGPTGTVEAPAGVPVFAWKGETLEEYWRCTDRIFDWSAEGFDGPNLILDDGGDATLLVHKGVEFEKTGAVPDAEAGASEEYRIILDTLRASLARDPQRFTRMARELIGVTEETTTGVHRLYDLAASGDLLFPAINVNDSVTKSKFDNTYGIRHSLPDGINRATDVLIGGKVAFVAGYGDVGKGSAEALRGQGARVIVGEVDPICALQAAMDGFQVARLESVLDQVDIVITGTGNTRVVTAEHLLGLKHLAIVGNVGHFDDEIDMAGLAAIPGVEKVEIKPQVHEWRLPNGRSVLVLSEGRLMNLGNATGHPSFVMSASFSNQVLAQLELYTRREDYPLGVYTLPKTLDEKVARLHLAALGVELTELSAEQSAYLGVPVDGPYKLDHYRY; this is encoded by the coding sequence ATGCCCACCACCACCGCCGCTCCCACGGTCCCCGAGCCCGTTGAAGGACCCTCGACCCCTGAGCTGGTCGAAGGGCACGCTCTCGACTTCGATGTCGCCGACCTCTCGCTCGCCGAGGCGGGGCGGCACCAGATCCGCCTCGCCGAGAACGAGATGCCGGGTCTCATGGCGCTGCGCGAGGAGTTCGGACCGACGCAGCCGCTGAAGGGCGCGCGGATCGCCGGCTCGCTCCACATGACCGTCCAGACGGCCGTGCTCATCGAGACGCTCGTCGCCCTGGGCGCGCAGGTGCGCTGGGCGAGCTGCAATATCTTCTCGACGCAGGACGAGGCTGCCGCGGCGATCGCCGTCGGTCCGACCGGCACGGTCGAGGCACCCGCGGGCGTCCCCGTCTTCGCGTGGAAGGGCGAGACGCTCGAGGAGTACTGGCGCTGCACCGATCGCATCTTCGACTGGTCGGCCGAGGGCTTCGACGGTCCCAACCTGATCCTCGACGACGGCGGCGACGCGACGCTGCTCGTCCACAAGGGCGTCGAGTTCGAGAAGACCGGCGCTGTTCCGGATGCCGAGGCCGGCGCCTCGGAGGAGTACCGCATCATCCTCGACACGCTGCGCGCGAGCCTCGCCCGCGATCCCCAGCGCTTCACGCGCATGGCCCGAGAGCTGATCGGCGTGACGGAGGAGACGACGACCGGCGTCCACCGCCTGTACGACCTCGCGGCATCCGGAGATCTGCTCTTCCCCGCCATCAACGTCAACGACTCCGTGACGAAGTCGAAGTTCGACAACACCTACGGCATCCGCCATTCGCTGCCCGACGGCATCAACCGCGCCACCGACGTGCTCATCGGCGGCAAGGTCGCCTTCGTCGCGGGGTACGGCGATGTGGGGAAGGGCTCGGCCGAGGCGCTGCGCGGCCAGGGCGCGCGCGTGATCGTCGGCGAGGTCGACCCCATCTGCGCGCTGCAGGCCGCGATGGACGGCTTCCAGGTCGCCCGGCTCGAGTCGGTTCTCGACCAGGTCGACATCGTCATCACAGGTACGGGCAACACGCGGGTGGTCACGGCGGAGCACCTCCTCGGGCTCAAGCACCTGGCGATCGTCGGCAACGTCGGCCACTTCGACGACGAGATCGACATGGCCGGACTCGCAGCGATCCCGGGGGTCGAGAAGGTCGAGATCAAGCCACAGGTGCACGAGTGGCGCCTGCCGAACGGCCGGAGCGTGCTCGTGCTGAGCGAGGGACGCCTGATGAACCTCGGCAACGCGACGGGGCATCCGTCGTTCGTCATGAGCGCCTCGTTCTCGAACCAGGTGCTCGCCCAGCTCGAGCTCTACACCCGGCGCGAGGACTACCCGCTCGGCGTCTACACGCTGCCGAAGACGCTCGATGAGAAGGTCGCGCGCCTGCACCTCGCGGCGCTCGGGGTCGAGCTCACCGAGCTCTCGGCAGAGCAGTCGGCCTACCTCGGCGTGCCGGTGGACGGCCCCTACAAGCTCGACCACTACCGGTACTGA
- a CDS encoding metallopeptidase family protein encodes MAWRRTRDAARRARRPARHGRHGREGRSPVVRPPLPPLDTRVERFDLAVGTAAEFLRSAWEELREVSFEIADMPPATDDDGIPRWQVLTDAKRIILYRLPIERLSHLHRNDELHRRMMIESCVFRAAAEYLDRDPWDLGPERFRFF; translated from the coding sequence ATGGCGTGGCGGAGGACTCGGGACGCCGCTCGGCGCGCGCGGCGCCCCGCGCGACACGGCCGTCATGGACGCGAGGGCAGGAGCCCCGTCGTGCGGCCGCCGCTTCCGCCGCTCGACACCCGCGTGGAGCGCTTCGACCTCGCCGTCGGCACGGCCGCCGAGTTCCTGCGCTCGGCGTGGGAGGAGCTGCGCGAGGTCAGCTTCGAGATCGCCGACATGCCGCCGGCGACCGACGACGACGGGATCCCCCGCTGGCAGGTGCTGACGGATGCGAAGCGGATCATCCTGTACCGCCTCCCCATCGAACGGCTCAGCCATCTGCACCGCAACGACGAGCTCCACCGCCGCATGATGATCGAGAGCTGCGTCTTCCGGGCCGCCGCCGAGTACCTCGACCGTGATCCCTGGGACCTCGGCCCGGAGCGCTTCCGCTTCTTCTGA
- a CDS encoding stage II sporulation protein M, whose product MDLDALTAARRAEWSRLDELSRSRSLTGAEVDELVARYRAASADLAEIKTSAGRTSQGDHVSTMLARARLRLTGGPENVLRQIPRFFALQLPAALYRVRWTTLVVAIAFLVVGVVVALWISGDAALVATLGSDAQLSYYAEEAFTGYYSENPAAVFAGTVWTNNAWIAAQCVLFGITGIWPVYMLMQNAIGVGTAAAVMIAYGRGDVFLLFILPHGLLELTSIFVAGAAGLHIFWAWVAPGRRTRREALASAGRSLATIAIGLILALAVSGAIEGFVTAQPWPWPVKIGIGAAALGAFLFYMIFVGGRAHRLGETGDLTEYETGTPTLVAG is encoded by the coding sequence ATGGACCTCGATGCGCTCACGGCCGCGCGGCGCGCGGAGTGGTCGAGGCTCGACGAGCTGAGCCGATCCCGGTCGCTCACGGGCGCCGAGGTCGACGAGCTCGTCGCCCGGTATCGCGCCGCCTCGGCGGACCTGGCCGAGATCAAGACGTCCGCCGGACGCACGTCGCAGGGCGATCATGTCTCGACGATGCTCGCCCGGGCGCGGCTGCGGCTGACCGGCGGGCCGGAGAACGTGCTCCGGCAGATCCCGCGCTTCTTCGCCCTGCAGCTGCCGGCGGCGCTCTATCGCGTGCGCTGGACGACGCTCGTCGTCGCGATCGCCTTCCTCGTCGTGGGCGTCGTCGTGGCGTTGTGGATCTCCGGCGACGCGGCGCTCGTCGCGACGCTCGGCAGCGACGCGCAGCTGTCGTACTACGCGGAGGAAGCGTTCACCGGGTACTACAGCGAGAATCCGGCCGCGGTCTTCGCGGGCACCGTCTGGACGAACAACGCCTGGATCGCGGCGCAGTGCGTCCTGTTCGGCATCACCGGGATCTGGCCGGTGTACATGCTGATGCAGAACGCGATCGGCGTCGGGACGGCCGCGGCCGTCATGATCGCCTACGGACGCGGCGACGTCTTCCTGCTGTTCATCCTCCCTCACGGCCTGCTGGAGCTGACGAGCATCTTCGTCGCGGGGGCGGCGGGCCTGCACATCTTCTGGGCGTGGGTCGCACCGGGCCGCCGCACGCGCCGCGAGGCGCTCGCCTCGGCGGGCCGATCGCTCGCCACGATCGCGATCGGCCTGATCCTCGCGCTCGCCGTCTCGGGCGCGATCGAAGGCTTCGTCACGGCCCAGCCGTGGCCGTGGCCGGTGAAGATCGGCATCGGCGCCGCGGCTCTCGGGGCCTTCCTCTTCTACATGATCTTCGTCGGGGGCCGAGCGCACCGGCTCGGCGAGACGGGCGACCTCACGGAGTACGAGACGGGCACGCCGACCCTCGTGGCCGGCTGA